A region of the Microcystis aeruginosa FD4 genome:
TCTAGTGGAGTCTTCCAGTCCACTTTCGGTAGCTTCGGTACGGGGAGCGGTCAGTTCAGTTCACCCAGTGGTATCGCTGTCGATGGCGCAGGTAATATCTATGTGGCCGATACTCTCAACAACCGCGTACAGGTGTTCGACTCTGGTGGAAACGTCCAGTCCACTTTCGATGGCTCTGCTTCGGTGGCGGGTCCGTTAAATTGGCCCCAAGGTATCGCCGTCGGTAGCGGTGGTAATATCTATGTAGCTGATACGCTCAACGATCGCATACAGGTGTTTAACTCCAGTGGAGTCTTCCAGTCCACTTTCGGGAACAGTTATTTGAGTATGCCCCAAGGTATTGCCGTCGGTAGCGGTGGTAATATCTATGTAGCCGACACTGCCAACAACAGCGTAGAGGTGTTCGACTCCAATGGATTCTTCCAGTCCACTTTCGGTAGCTTAGGTTCGGGGGACGGTGAGTTCATTTCACCCACTGGTATCGCTGTCGATAGCGATGGTAAGATCTATGTGGCCGATACTGTCAACAACCGCGTACAGGTATTCAACCCCAGTGGTGTCTTCCAGTACGCTTTCGGTAGCTCCGGTACGGGGAACGGTCAGTTCAATAACCCCTCCGGTATCGCT
Encoded here:
- a CDS encoding 6-bladed beta-propeller; its protein translation is MSLSKVINHGEGEKHSLSKALLKSFSLVTATAIGCISIASSATAADFKFAFGSQGSGNGQFNNPFGIAVGSGGNIYVADTANNRVQVFNSSGVFQSTFGSFGTGSGQFSSPSGIAVDGAGNIYVADTLNNRVQVFDSGGNVQSTFDGSASVAGPLNWPQGIAVGSGGNIYVADTLNDRIQVFNSSGVFQSTFGNSYLSMPQGIAVGSGGNIYVADTANNSVEVFDSNGFFQSTFGSLGSGDGEFISPTGIAVDSDGKIYVADTVNNRVQVFNPSGVFQYAFGSSGTGNGQFNNPSGIAVGGGGKIYVADTFNNRVQVFRTPEPSSIIGLGILGGGLVVRRLAKRG